A region from the Paenarthrobacter aurescens genome encodes:
- a CDS encoding PLD nuclease N-terminal domain-containing protein, whose amino-acid sequence MLRVVGVVIVLVIFVYALVDVIRTDGHQTRGISKPAWIIVMIVLPLLGAILWFIFGRPYNKPTPKPVRRQPTAPDDDPEFLRNLETRRRNQAEDERLKKLKAELEAKERDSGEKPADGSAEPENNGFKSGDAKRNEPDPHDTDELK is encoded by the coding sequence ATGCTCCGGGTTGTAGGCGTCGTTATTGTTCTGGTCATCTTTGTCTATGCCCTGGTGGACGTCATCCGCACCGACGGACACCAGACACGCGGCATCTCCAAGCCCGCGTGGATCATAGTGATGATCGTCCTGCCGCTGCTGGGTGCAATCCTGTGGTTCATCTTCGGCCGGCCGTACAACAAACCCACGCCCAAACCCGTACGCCGCCAGCCCACGGCCCCGGATGACGACCCCGAATTTCTCCGCAATTTGGAGACCCGCCGCCGTAACCAGGCCGAAGACGAGCGCCTGAAGAAGCTCAAAGCTGAACTGGAAGCCAAGGAACGCGATTCCGGAGAGAAGCCTGCCGACGGCAGTGCTGAGCCCGAAAACAACGGATTCAAGTCCGGTGATGCCAAGCGCAACGAGCCGGATCCCCATGATACGGACGAGCTGAAGTAG
- a CDS encoding DUF4229 domain-containing protein — protein MVAFLKYSLIRLVLFVPLFVLFAFLGVGWVLAVVFAGLISFAISYLFFQKQRDAATAAMRERFSGRAKPIRTAGEVEDAAAEDGLVEKNPDIAVNNDKRPGTV, from the coding sequence ATGGTGGCTTTCCTGAAGTATTCCCTTATCCGTCTGGTGCTGTTCGTGCCATTGTTCGTGCTGTTCGCCTTTTTGGGCGTTGGATGGGTCCTGGCCGTGGTCTTCGCCGGGCTCATCTCGTTCGCTATCAGCTATCTTTTCTTCCAGAAACAGCGCGATGCCGCCACTGCGGCCATGCGCGAACGTTTCTCCGGGCGGGCCAAGCCCATCCGCACCGCCGGTGAGGTTGAAGACGCCGCTGCCGAGGACGGCCTGGTGGAGAAAAACCCGGACATCGCCGTCAACAACGACAAACGCCCCGGCACCGTCTAA